The following proteins are co-located in the Diaphorobacter sp. HDW4B genome:
- a CDS encoding LuxR C-terminal-related transcriptional regulator: protein MPSADYNDLLLRLYRLSHEQPIDQFQDSALELLKQVLPFDSAMWGSATMTGHGIDIHAIHLHKQSVEMLSAYEEVKHLDTAGQEAARRVNQALAFDRDAWFSAKHQQSVREYGKRFEQAHFFISGTLDQGTNITHWVTLFRSDTSAHCMERERVALGGFAPHVHQALSLNRLTHLNQRVHQQSGYGVGTAMSDPRGVIYHMDAVFSEAMRAEWSGWLGPRLPGSLMKAVQQGLPRFTGHAVVISLRAEHGLLWLRCRPRCAADDLAPREFVVAQMTAKGLTHKEIARALERAPTTVRNQIRSIYDKLGVGNVAELIEALRLVE, encoded by the coding sequence ATGCCCTCTGCAGACTACAACGACCTGCTGTTGCGCCTGTACCGGCTGTCGCACGAGCAGCCCATAGACCAGTTTCAGGACTCGGCTCTGGAGCTGCTCAAGCAGGTGCTGCCATTTGACTCTGCGATGTGGGGCTCGGCGACCATGACAGGCCACGGCATCGACATTCACGCCATCCACTTGCACAAGCAGTCCGTCGAAATGCTGTCTGCCTACGAAGAGGTCAAGCATCTGGACACCGCCGGACAGGAGGCGGCCAGGCGCGTCAATCAGGCGCTGGCGTTTGATCGGGATGCGTGGTTTTCCGCCAAGCACCAGCAATCGGTGCGAGAGTACGGAAAACGCTTCGAGCAGGCGCATTTCTTCATCAGCGGAACCCTGGATCAGGGGACAAACATCACCCATTGGGTCACGCTGTTTCGCTCCGACACGTCGGCCCACTGCATGGAGCGTGAGCGAGTGGCGCTGGGCGGGTTTGCTCCACATGTGCATCAGGCGTTGTCGCTGAACCGGTTGACGCATTTGAACCAACGGGTGCATCAGCAGAGTGGCTACGGCGTTGGAACGGCCATGTCCGATCCACGCGGGGTCATCTACCACATGGATGCGGTCTTTTCAGAGGCCATGCGCGCGGAGTGGAGCGGATGGCTTGGGCCCCGTTTGCCGGGCAGCTTGATGAAGGCGGTGCAGCAAGGCTTGCCGCGATTCACGGGTCATGCCGTGGTCATCAGTCTGCGGGCCGAGCATGGCCTGCTGTGGTTGAGATGCCGCCCGCGATGCGCAGCCGATGATCTGGCACCCAGAGAGTTCGTGGTGGCGCAGATGACGGCGAAGGGACTCACGCACAAGGAAATTGCACGGGCGTTGGAGCGCGCACCCACGACCGTGCGCAACCAGATCCGTTCGATCTACGACAAACTTGGCGTGGGCAATGTCGCGGAACTGATCGAGGCGCTTCGTCTTGTGGAGTGA
- a CDS encoding tripartite tricarboxylate transporter substrate binding protein — translation MQRRNLLQQTLALAGASMAAPWVHAQAAYPHQPIRWVVPYPAGGGTDVLARTVAEAMRPALGQQIIVDNRPGASTNIGAQLVATAKPDGYTVLSADNAVLAYNEYLFTKLPFHPEKDFTYVGGLTRFPLVLVVNPHFKEGQTFADFLAYVRANPGKVNYASPGNGSPHHLAMEMFKFRTKTFLTHIPYRGAAPAVQDVMGGQVPCMFLDLAAGLSVIQSGKVKALAIGSAKRAPLLPDVPTLSEVGVKDSEVYAFQGMLAPAGLPADITKRLNTELNKALASPEVVKRMQDFGMESLAGTPEQFHAMARAEAKRWGPIIKATGVKLD, via the coding sequence ATGCAGCGCAGAAACCTGCTCCAACAAACCCTCGCCCTCGCGGGCGCATCCATGGCCGCGCCGTGGGTGCATGCACAGGCGGCCTATCCGCATCAGCCCATCCGCTGGGTTGTTCCCTATCCCGCGGGCGGCGGCACGGATGTGCTGGCGCGCACTGTCGCCGAAGCCATGCGCCCGGCGCTCGGCCAGCAGATCATCGTGGACAATCGGCCCGGCGCATCGACCAACATCGGCGCGCAACTCGTGGCCACGGCCAAGCCCGACGGCTACACCGTGCTCTCGGCCGACAATGCCGTTCTGGCCTACAACGAATACCTGTTCACCAAGCTGCCGTTCCATCCGGAAAAGGACTTCACCTACGTCGGCGGGCTGACGCGCTTTCCGCTCGTGCTGGTGGTGAATCCCCACTTCAAGGAAGGCCAGACCTTTGCCGATTTCCTCGCCTACGTGCGCGCCAATCCGGGCAAGGTGAACTACGCATCACCCGGCAACGGATCGCCGCATCACCTCGCGATGGAGATGTTCAAGTTCCGCACCAAGACCTTTCTCACGCACATCCCATATCGCGGCGCAGCGCCAGCGGTGCAGGACGTCATGGGCGGTCAGGTGCCCTGCATGTTCCTCGATCTGGCGGCGGGGCTGTCGGTCATCCAGTCCGGCAAGGTGAAGGCATTGGCGATTGGGTCTGCCAAGCGCGCGCCGCTGTTGCCCGATGTGCCGACCCTCTCCGAAGTCGGTGTGAAAGACAGCGAGGTCTACGCCTTCCAGGGCATGCTCGCCCCGGCCGGTCTGCCAGCCGACATCACCAAGCGGCTGAACACCGAACTCAACAAGGCCCTGGCCTCGCCCGAGGTGGTCAAGCGCATGCAGGACTTCGGCATGGAATCGTTGGCCGGCACGCCCGAACAATTTCACGCCATGGCCCGCGCCGAGGCCAAACGCTGGGGGCCGATCATCAAGGCGACCGGGGTGAAGCTGGATTGA
- a CDS encoding TraB/GumN family protein: protein MRTSIRRHFKALLIAALFPWAAASVHAQEAVSCPPVAQMPDAATLQSLVRTARDRGMLWRVEKKGRTSWLYGTIHVAEQGWMVPGPTVMKALRESDTLALELNMLDPKVQGAIMSAMLAAPDTKPLPQPLMERLTRLKQRECIGDEVGAMRADAQVLTLATLMARREGLDPSYGIDLSLAGVATGMRKPVIGLESVETQIKELVSDDPEKVLETVTTGLDQLERKDAPAILTALARAWSDGRMRLLESYPDWCECVTTPTERREYERMIEGRNPGIARAMVKEIASGKKLFAAVGALHMIGEKGLPALLRKQGFEVTRVEFAEDGISKP, encoded by the coding sequence ATGCGCACATCGATCAGAAGACATTTCAAAGCGCTGCTGATCGCCGCGCTGTTTCCGTGGGCAGCGGCCTCCGTCCATGCGCAGGAGGCCGTCAGCTGTCCTCCAGTCGCGCAGATGCCCGACGCGGCCACGCTGCAGTCGCTGGTGCGCACCGCGCGCGATCGCGGCATGCTCTGGCGCGTGGAAAAGAAGGGCCGCACGAGCTGGCTTTACGGCACGATCCATGTGGCCGAGCAGGGCTGGATGGTGCCTGGCCCCACGGTGATGAAGGCGCTGCGCGAATCGGACACGCTGGCGCTGGAACTCAATATGCTCGATCCGAAAGTGCAGGGCGCGATCATGTCCGCCATGCTCGCCGCGCCGGACACCAAGCCATTGCCGCAGCCGCTGATGGAGCGCTTGACCCGGTTGAAGCAGCGCGAGTGCATTGGCGATGAGGTCGGCGCGATGCGAGCCGACGCGCAAGTGCTCACGCTGGCCACGCTGATGGCGCGACGTGAGGGGCTCGATCCTTCGTACGGAATCGACCTCTCGTTGGCCGGCGTGGCGACCGGCATGCGCAAACCGGTGATCGGTTTGGAGTCCGTGGAAACGCAGATCAAGGAGCTGGTTTCCGACGATCCGGAGAAGGTGCTGGAGACGGTCACCACGGGCCTCGATCAGCTCGAACGCAAGGATGCGCCTGCCATCCTGACCGCTTTGGCGCGTGCCTGGTCCGATGGCCGCATGCGTTTGCTTGAGAGCTATCCCGACTGGTGCGAGTGCGTGACAACGCCCACCGAGCGACGCGAATACGAACGCATGATCGAAGGCCGCAATCCGGGCATCGCGCGGGCGATGGTCAAGGAAATCGCATCCGGGAAAAAGCTGTTTGCGGCAGTCGGCGCACTGCACATGATCGGCGAAAAAGGCTTGCCCGCATTGCTGCGCAAGCAGGGTTTTGAAGTGACCCGAGTGGAATTCGCGGAGGATGGCATAAGCAAGCCGTGA
- a CDS encoding fumarylacetoacetate hydrolase family protein: MKLATYKDGSRDGQLVVVSRDLSTAHYATGIADRMQQVLDDWNFLSPQLQDLSVQLNSGRARHSFPFDPMQCMAPLPRAYQWADGSAYINHVELVRKARNAEVPESFYIDPLMYQGGSDDFIGPCDDVVVPSEAMGIDFEAEIAVITGDVKMGATPEQALEGIRLMMLANDVSLRNLIPAELAKGFGFFQSKPATAFSPVAITLDELGDAWDKGRVNLTLQSTWNGRRVGMCEAGPEMTFHFGQLIAHICKTRNVRAGSVVGSGTVSNKDWSKGYSCIAEKRCIETIQDGQPKTEFMKFGDTIRIEMKNKAGQSLFGAIEQAIADPAAT; this comes from the coding sequence ATGAAACTCGCCACCTACAAAGATGGTTCCCGTGACGGACAGCTCGTCGTGGTCTCTCGCGACCTGAGCACGGCGCATTATGCGACCGGCATTGCGGACCGCATGCAGCAGGTGCTGGACGACTGGAATTTTCTCTCGCCGCAGTTGCAGGATCTGTCGGTGCAGCTCAACTCGGGACGTGCCCGGCATTCGTTTCCGTTCGATCCCATGCAGTGCATGGCACCGCTGCCGCGTGCGTACCAGTGGGCCGATGGTTCGGCCTACATCAACCACGTGGAACTGGTGCGCAAGGCGCGCAATGCCGAGGTGCCCGAGAGCTTCTACATCGACCCGCTGATGTACCAGGGCGGCAGCGACGATTTCATCGGTCCGTGCGATGACGTGGTGGTGCCGAGCGAAGCCATGGGCATTGATTTCGAAGCCGAGATCGCGGTGATCACGGGCGATGTGAAGATGGGCGCGACGCCCGAGCAGGCGCTCGAAGGCATCCGCCTGATGATGCTGGCCAACGACGTGAGTCTGCGCAACCTGATTCCGGCGGAACTGGCCAAGGGCTTCGGCTTCTTCCAGAGCAAGCCTGCGACCGCGTTCAGCCCGGTCGCCATCACGCTCGACGAACTGGGCGATGCATGGGACAAGGGCCGCGTGAACCTCACGCTGCAATCGACCTGGAACGGTCGCCGCGTGGGTATGTGCGAGGCGGGGCCGGAGATGACGTTCCATTTCGGCCAACTCATCGCGCACATCTGCAAGACGCGCAATGTGCGCGCGGGCAGCGTCGTCGGCAGCGGCACGGTGAGCAACAAGGACTGGTCCAAAGGCTACTCGTGCATCGCTGAAAAGCGCTGCATCGAAACCATTCAGGATGGCCAGCCCAAGACCGAGTTCATGAAGTTCGGCGACACCATCCGCATCGAGATGAAGAACAAGGCAGGCCAGAGCCTGTTCGGTGCGATCGAGCAGGCGATTGCCGACCCCGCCGCCACCTGA
- a CDS encoding IclR family transcriptional regulator yields the protein MDKERAGIQSVEVGFALLEALTRSHGPLMLKDIAAAAGMSAAKAHRYLVSYQRLGLVVQDARSSRYDLGPAALKLGLASLSRLDAIRLAREQVPQFMEQIGHTMALAVWGNRGATLVHWEESPRQSITANLRLGDVMPLLSSATGRCFGAYLPREKTAQLLDEELHLAQRQKRTDLPHTQKAVDALFNVVREHRCARVVNILLPGIAAFCAPVFDSDGRLVMGIMTLGSVATFDAEWNGAIDTPLRAMAERLSSDLGWAAP from the coding sequence ATGGACAAGGAACGCGCCGGCATTCAATCCGTGGAAGTAGGCTTTGCGCTGCTCGAAGCGCTGACGCGCTCGCACGGCCCGTTGATGCTCAAGGACATCGCCGCCGCCGCCGGCATGAGCGCGGCCAAGGCGCACCGATATCTGGTGAGCTATCAGCGGCTCGGCCTGGTCGTGCAGGATGCGCGCAGCAGCCGCTACGACCTCGGCCCCGCAGCGCTCAAGCTCGGGCTGGCATCGCTGTCGCGGCTCGATGCGATTCGCTTGGCGCGCGAGCAAGTGCCTCAATTCATGGAGCAGATCGGCCATACGATGGCCCTGGCCGTCTGGGGCAATCGGGGCGCGACGCTGGTGCATTGGGAAGAATCGCCGCGCCAGAGCATCACCGCCAATCTGCGACTGGGCGATGTGATGCCGCTGCTCTCGTCCGCCACCGGACGCTGCTTCGGTGCCTATTTGCCGCGCGAGAAAACGGCGCAGCTTCTCGACGAAGAACTGCATCTCGCCCAGCGCCAGAAACGCACCGATCTGCCCCACACGCAGAAGGCCGTGGACGCGCTGTTCAACGTGGTTCGCGAGCACCGCTGCGCCCGCGTGGTGAACATTTTGCTGCCCGGCATTGCGGCGTTCTGCGCGCCGGTATTCGATTCCGATGGGCGGCTGGTCATGGGCATCATGACGCTCGGCTCCGTCGCCACGTTCGACGCCGAATGGAACGGAGCCATCGACACACCGCTGCGCGCCATGGCTGAGCGACTGTCCAGCGATCTGGGCTGGGCCGCGCCGTAG
- a CDS encoding DUF3108 domain-containing protein encodes MPRRALLLITVVVLALHWFVLGGMPLGGTDEGSAERLAFHTRMVTPPPEPEPAPLAPPAEPPPAAKPAPKPQPKPKPRAQSTDGEPAIVTQERRRPAPEPTDNGPSEPDLTPEEATAPDTSTQVAQSSESTASAPVGTAESPPAQPVSAASAPLNTASVPAHPDDELSAGVDIRPPGAAGAKPSTEPPPIQLPPSTTLKYAVHGEVKKMAYNVNGQLVWRNDGGSYEARQEVSAFLLGTRSQNSTGKITPNGLAPTRFGDIGKREIAAHLDFDSKIVTFSANTNRYTISAGAQDRVSVLIQLGAMLAAAPDRYPPGTQISFTTIGPRNADRWTFTVGETETLDLPTGPTRAVRLQKLPRHDRDLRADLWLGLDKQYLPVRLRITQSNGDFAELALK; translated from the coding sequence ATGCCCCGCCGCGCCCTCCTCCTGATCACCGTCGTCGTTCTCGCCCTGCACTGGTTTGTGCTGGGCGGAATGCCGCTGGGCGGGACCGATGAAGGCAGCGCCGAACGCTTGGCCTTTCATACGCGGATGGTGACGCCACCGCCGGAACCCGAGCCAGCGCCACTCGCACCGCCAGCGGAACCGCCTCCAGCAGCCAAGCCCGCTCCGAAGCCCCAGCCAAAACCCAAACCACGCGCGCAGTCTACAGACGGCGAACCAGCCATCGTGACGCAAGAAAGGCGCAGGCCCGCGCCCGAACCTACGGACAACGGACCCAGCGAACCCGATCTCACGCCCGAAGAGGCGACCGCGCCGGATACATCCACGCAAGTCGCCCAATCGTCCGAATCGACAGCATCCGCGCCAGTGGGGACTGCCGAATCGCCCCCTGCGCAACCCGTGTCAGCGGCGAGCGCTCCGCTGAATACGGCTTCCGTCCCAGCCCATCCTGACGATGAATTGAGTGCAGGCGTGGACATCCGCCCGCCCGGAGCCGCAGGAGCCAAGCCCAGCACCGAGCCGCCGCCCATACAGTTGCCTCCCAGCACCACGCTGAAATACGCGGTGCACGGCGAGGTCAAGAAGATGGCCTACAACGTCAACGGCCAGCTCGTCTGGCGCAATGACGGCGGCAGCTACGAGGCGCGACAGGAGGTCAGCGCGTTCTTGCTGGGCACGCGCAGCCAGAACAGCACCGGCAAGATCACGCCGAACGGCCTTGCGCCCACGCGATTCGGCGACATCGGCAAGCGCGAGATCGCCGCGCACCTGGACTTCGACAGCAAGATCGTCACCTTCAGCGCCAACACCAACCGCTACACCATCAGCGCCGGGGCGCAGGACCGGGTCAGCGTGCTCATCCAGCTCGGTGCCATGCTGGCGGCCGCGCCGGACCGCTATCCACCCGGCACGCAGATCTCGTTCACCACGATCGGCCCGCGCAATGCCGACCGCTGGACCTTCACCGTGGGCGAAACCGAAACGCTGGACCTCCCCACCGGCCCGACCCGCGCCGTGCGACTGCAGAAACTCCCCCGCCACGACCGCGATCTGCGCGCCGACCTCTGGCTGGGTCTGGACAAGCAGTATCTGCCCGTACGCCTGCGGATCACGCAATCGAATGGCGACTTTGCCGAGTTGGCGTTGAAATAA
- a CDS encoding DUF3567 domain-containing protein has translation MHMLYDSDSFVVVHMQPDADLSGTEKSAEVKKSTVPQLPRHGFEIVDKRSGKEVYLDGSWAEMFQLQILEWQRNTPTQEEVEDTLDGYVGLAQNPVLVH, from the coding sequence ATGCACATGCTCTACGACTCAGATTCTTTTGTTGTCGTCCACATGCAGCCTGATGCCGACCTGAGCGGCACAGAAAAGTCTGCCGAGGTGAAGAAATCCACGGTTCCTCAACTGCCGCGCCACGGCTTCGAGATCGTGGACAAGCGTTCCGGCAAAGAGGTCTATCTGGATGGTTCCTGGGCAGAAATGTTCCAGCTCCAGATTCTGGAATGGCAGCGCAACACCCCGACGCAGGAAGAAGTGGAAGACACGCTCGACGGCTATGTAGGCCTGGCACAGAACCCGGTTCTGGTGCACTGA
- a CDS encoding AbrB family transcriptional regulator: MSLDSKSFLHIALTLLAAWLAAELCVALHTPLPWMIGPLLITALLTMAGAPTKSSIACRNAGQWTIATALGLYFTPEVAHLVSGLWWAIALAIAWALLLGWGFGAWLYRVTAPRLPNVSKKAMRATCYFAGAIGGASEMTLLSEREGARSELVAAAHSLRLLIVTVTIPFALQWSGLHGLDNLPPATRVVDVQGLLILMAAAGVGALIMQKLGRANPWFLGALLVTLVITVSGHTLSAIPQFMVNAAQLAIGVSLGVRFSREFLHTAPRWMGMVALGTFALMAVCALFAVGLSWLTGQHWVTLVLSTSPGGIAEMSITAKVLQLGVPVVTAFQVCRLVAVLLLVAPMYHRLYGGKTA, from the coding sequence ATGTCTCTGGATTCCAAGTCTTTTCTGCACATTGCGCTCACCTTGCTGGCCGCCTGGCTTGCAGCCGAACTGTGTGTCGCGCTGCACACGCCGCTGCCGTGGATGATCGGCCCCTTGCTGATCACCGCTTTGCTGACCATGGCGGGTGCCCCGACCAAAAGCTCGATTGCCTGCCGCAACGCCGGACAGTGGACGATTGCGACGGCGCTGGGTCTGTATTTCACGCCCGAGGTGGCGCATCTGGTAAGCGGTCTCTGGTGGGCGATTGCGCTGGCCATCGCATGGGCGCTGCTGCTGGGCTGGGGGTTCGGCGCGTGGCTGTATCGCGTGACGGCTCCGCGCCTGCCGAACGTCTCGAAGAAGGCGATGCGCGCGACCTGCTATTTCGCTGGTGCGATCGGCGGGGCGTCGGAGATGACGCTGCTGTCCGAGCGCGAAGGTGCGCGCTCCGAACTGGTGGCCGCAGCGCACAGTCTGCGCTTGTTGATCGTGACGGTGACGATTCCGTTTGCTCTGCAATGGAGCGGGCTGCATGGACTCGACAACCTGCCGCCCGCCACGCGCGTGGTCGATGTGCAAGGCCTGCTGATCCTGATGGCGGCAGCGGGCGTGGGCGCGCTCATCATGCAAAAGCTTGGGCGCGCGAACCCATGGTTTCTCGGTGCCTTGCTGGTCACGCTGGTGATCACGGTGAGCGGCCACACCTTGTCGGCGATTCCGCAGTTCATGGTGAACGCGGCGCAACTCGCGATTGGCGTGAGTCTGGGCGTGCGCTTCAGCCGCGAGTTCCTGCATACCGCACCGCGTTGGATGGGCATGGTCGCGCTGGGCACGTTTGCGCTGATGGCGGTGTGCGCGTTGTTTGCCGTGGGCCTGTCATGGCTGACCGGGCAGCATTGGGTGACGCTGGTGCTCAGCACGTCGCCCGGCGGCATTGCCGAGATGTCGATCACCGCCAAGGTGTTGCAGTTGGGCGTTCCGGTGGTGACGGCGTTCCAGGTCTGCCGACTGGTGGCGGTGCTGTTGCTGGTCGCGCCGATGTATCACCGCCTGTACGGTGGCAAAACAGCCTAG
- a CDS encoding hemerythrin domain-containing protein: MNTRISLPGVRSPGVGFEQPFEMLDACHDRVKRSLQLLVDLRKYLQTKGCDDSARQAARDVQRYFDIAAPLHHQDEELHIFPALKQRCADDARIQSLVAQLQQDHEDMHVLWSGEVRNALQALTSGEQSQFTEAQEAAFDTFAQYYARHLTMEDEVAYPQARSVVDEAEQQAMGQEMAARRQQG; this comes from the coding sequence ATGAACACCAGAATTTCGCTGCCCGGCGTGCGCAGTCCGGGCGTGGGTTTCGAGCAACCGTTCGAGATGCTCGATGCCTGCCATGACCGCGTGAAGCGCTCGCTGCAACTGCTGGTCGATTTGCGCAAGTACCTTCAAACCAAGGGCTGTGACGATTCTGCACGCCAGGCTGCGCGCGACGTGCAGCGCTATTTCGACATCGCCGCGCCGCTGCATCATCAGGATGAAGAACTGCATATTTTTCCTGCGCTCAAGCAGCGCTGTGCGGACGATGCGCGCATCCAGTCGCTGGTGGCGCAACTGCAGCAGGATCATGAGGACATGCATGTGCTGTGGAGCGGCGAGGTGCGCAACGCGTTGCAAGCGCTGACCAGCGGCGAGCAAAGCCAGTTCACCGAAGCGCAGGAAGCCGCCTTCGACACCTTCGCGCAGTACTACGCACGCCATCTGACGATGGAAGACGAGGTCGCTTATCCGCAAGCCAGAAGCGTGGTGGACGAGGCCGAGCAGCAAGCGATGGGCCAGGAAATGGCCGCGCGCAGGCAACAGGGCTGA
- a CDS encoding nitroreductase, giving the protein MNTTLSTFLAPQVSAEQALGLMQTRRTVRPKNMTGPGPDAEQLELILSAAAHAPDHGRVQPWRMIQVPAVARHALAQTFVDALLEREPVASEEQLQRAREKAHRSPELLLMVVKRADDVNAEATFAESCTAAGCALQNMLLAATALGFASGLTSGGSLQSASLRRFFKLAESEQAICFLSLGTLAERGQKMRGERPCISEYLTVLNSVDIPVGCAA; this is encoded by the coding sequence TTGAACACCACTCTTTCCACGTTTCTTGCGCCGCAGGTGTCGGCCGAACAGGCACTGGGCCTGATGCAGACACGGCGCACGGTGCGCCCCAAGAACATGACCGGACCGGGGCCGGATGCGGAGCAACTGGAGTTGATTCTGAGCGCCGCCGCACATGCGCCAGACCATGGACGTGTGCAACCATGGCGCATGATTCAAGTGCCAGCGGTCGCACGCCATGCGCTTGCTCAGACCTTCGTCGATGCATTGCTCGAGCGCGAGCCTGTTGCGTCCGAAGAGCAATTACAGCGCGCCCGCGAGAAGGCCCACCGCTCACCCGAGTTGTTGTTGATGGTGGTGAAGCGTGCCGACGATGTGAACGCCGAAGCGACGTTTGCGGAAAGCTGCACCGCAGCGGGCTGCGCGTTGCAGAACATGCTGCTGGCGGCCACGGCGCTGGGTTTTGCTTCGGGCTTGACGAGCGGTGGATCGTTGCAGAGCGCAAGTCTTCGGCGCTTCTTCAAGCTGGCCGAGAGCGAGCAGGCGATCTGCTTTCTGAGCCTCGGAACCTTGGCCGAGCGTGGGCAGAAGATGCGCGGCGAGCGGCCCTGCATCAGTGAATATCTGACGGTGCTGAATTCGGTGGATATCCCGGTCGGCTGTGCTGCTTGA
- a CDS encoding NnrS family protein, with the protein MHKPSGVRTESVPDPRWHVSLLAHAPHRLSFFLAMLVLMASGIWWALVQMDRSLFASSALVYAMPAMLTHSVVMCFGFLPLFFAGFLFTAGPKWLHVEAPTMKAIAPPLLLQATGWMLWLLGSMAAEILALAGIFVAWIGFTWMCSIYWRLVLKSRLEDRIHATAIAIACAVGCVCLGGAALSVAFGRVDLSRAFVLSAIWGFVGVVYVVVAHRMIPFFTSSALPFIDAWRPFWVLWLLLGCMALKVVDVWLALVVLPSFVQVTWAVVTGTLELIAGVALLWLAYRWGLVQSLKNRLLVMLHIGFSWIGIAFVLAGAVQWMSLFAPVAGGDLAVLHAFTMGALGSLLLAMVTRVSCGHSGRMLHADQLVWGLFCLLQVTVVLRVVAAFGGGWAVHALALAALLWAVVVTVWGGRLCTWYGKPRPDGRAG; encoded by the coding sequence ATGCACAAGCCGTCTGGAGTCCGCACCGAGTCCGTTCCCGATCCGCGCTGGCATGTGAGCCTGCTCGCGCATGCGCCGCATCGGCTGAGCTTTTTTCTGGCGATGCTGGTGCTCATGGCGTCGGGCATCTGGTGGGCGCTGGTGCAGATGGACAGAAGCCTGTTCGCATCGTCTGCACTCGTCTACGCCATGCCCGCCATGCTCACGCATTCGGTGGTGATGTGCTTTGGATTTTTGCCGCTGTTCTTCGCGGGATTTCTGTTCACCGCAGGCCCGAAATGGCTGCACGTGGAAGCGCCCACGATGAAGGCGATTGCACCTCCATTGCTGCTGCAGGCCACGGGTTGGATGCTCTGGCTGCTGGGGTCGATGGCAGCGGAAATTCTGGCGCTGGCAGGCATCTTCGTGGCCTGGATCGGCTTCACCTGGATGTGCAGCATCTACTGGCGGCTGGTGCTGAAAAGCCGCCTCGAAGATCGCATTCACGCGACGGCCATTGCCATCGCTTGTGCGGTCGGTTGCGTCTGTCTGGGCGGCGCTGCGTTGAGTGTGGCGTTCGGACGCGTCGATCTGAGCCGTGCGTTCGTGCTCAGCGCCATCTGGGGATTTGTGGGTGTGGTGTACGTCGTGGTCGCTCACCGCATGATTCCGTTTTTCACGTCGAGCGCGCTGCCGTTCATTGACGCATGGAGGCCGTTCTGGGTGCTGTGGCTGCTGCTCGGCTGCATGGCGCTCAAGGTGGTCGATGTGTGGTTGGCGCTGGTGGTGTTGCCGTCATTCGTGCAGGTCACATGGGCGGTTGTGACGGGCACGCTGGAGCTGATTGCAGGTGTTGCGTTGCTGTGGCTGGCGTATCGCTGGGGCTTGGTGCAAAGCCTCAAGAACCGCTTGCTGGTGATGCTGCACATCGGTTTTTCGTGGATCGGCATTGCCTTCGTTCTGGCGGGTGCGGTGCAGTGGATGTCGCTGTTCGCACCTGTGGCCGGTGGAGATCTCGCCGTGCTGCATGCCTTCACCATGGGCGCACTCGGGTCGTTGCTGCTCGCGATGGTGACGCGCGTGTCGTGCGGGCACAGCGGGCGCATGCTGCATGCCGACCAACTGGTCTGGGGATTGTTCTGTCTGCTGCAGGTGACCGTGGTGCTGCGCGTGGTTGCGGCATTCGGCGGTGGGTGGGCGGTGCATGCACTCGCGTTGGCTGCGTTGCTGTGGGCGGTGGTCGTCACCGTCTGGGGCGGCCGACTGTGTACTTGGTATGGAAAGCCGCGCCCCGATGGGCGGGCGGGATGA
- a CDS encoding carbonic anhydrase, producing the protein MPDDDLLQRLRCFHSDAFPHYREQFQSLVDEGQHPNTLFIGCSDSRLVPYLLTGAGPGELFLVRNVGAFVPPYDGSQGHHGTAAAIEFAVLNLQVSRIVVCGHSHCGGIKAMYGEISPEAQNLKRWLDLGRDAVLPVQPTPEALRRTEQRAVVLQLERLMGYPMVKRAVEDGRITLHGWHYVIEEGQVYVFDVTDGSFTPASIALSSSTGPDTQRLAHEAIGGH; encoded by the coding sequence ATGCCTGACGACGATCTGTTGCAGCGACTGCGCTGCTTTCACAGCGATGCGTTTCCGCACTATCGCGAGCAGTTTCAGTCGCTTGTGGACGAGGGGCAGCATCCGAACACGCTGTTCATCGGCTGCTCGGATTCGCGACTTGTTCCCTATCTGCTGACGGGTGCAGGGCCGGGCGAACTCTTTCTTGTGCGCAATGTGGGCGCGTTCGTGCCGCCCTACGATGGATCGCAGGGCCACCACGGCACCGCTGCAGCCATCGAATTTGCGGTGCTCAATCTGCAGGTGAGCCGCATCGTCGTCTGCGGGCACAGCCACTGCGGCGGCATCAAGGCGATGTACGGAGAGATCTCGCCCGAGGCGCAGAACCTCAAGCGCTGGCTCGATCTGGGCCGCGACGCGGTGCTGCCCGTGCAGCCCACGCCTGAAGCTCTGCGCCGCACCGAGCAGCGCGCGGTCGTGCTGCAGCTGGAGCGGCTCATGGGTTATCCGATGGTCAAGCGCGCGGTGGAGGATGGCCGCATCACGCTGCATGGCTGGCATTACGTGATCGAGGAAGGGCAGGTGTACGTGTTCGATGTGACCGATGGATCGTTCACGCCTGCATCGATCGCATTGAGCAGCAGCACAGGGCCCGACACCCAGCGGCTTGCGCACGAAGCCATCGGAGGCCACTGA